From Pseudorasbora parva isolate DD20220531a chromosome 14, ASM2467924v1, whole genome shotgun sequence:
ACTGCAGCAAGGGCCAACACAAGACTAAACTTCTCTAATCTTTCAAAATACTTCTCTAATGTTTCAAAACTTAGCATCCCTGAATATAGCACGTTCTTCTACTTATATGAATTGCTTCAAGGAGAAGAAAACTCTTTGTTCTAAGCTAAAGGATAGCACAagacaaatattaaaaaaatgaaaccatCAATTTTCCAGGTTTTTCCAGGACATGTGGGaaccctgaaaaaaaaacacaactaaaAATGACTTAGTTTGACTTTGACTTACAGTGCAACTTTGGAGGTTTTGATGACTGCTGATAGTCTAATGAGACACTCGTCTGATTTCTTGAATCTCTGAAGCTCAAACTCCTCCAGCTCTTCCTCTGATGTCAACAACACGAAGACCAAAGCAGACCACTGGGCAGGTGAAAGGTCAGCAGATGAGAGACTTCCTTTGCTAAGGTGGGTCTGAATCTCTTTCACCAGAGTTTGATCATTCAGTTCATTCAGACAGTAGAACAGATTGATGGATCTCTCTGGAGACAGATTAGCTTCAAGTTTCTGCTTGATGTAATGAACAATTTCCTTCTTGCTCTGGTCATTTTCATCTTGCTGTGTCAACAGACCTTGTAAGAGTCGCCGATTGGACTGGAGCGACAGACCGAGGAGGAAGCGAAGGAAAAGATCCAGGTGTCCAGTTTCACTCTCGAGTGCCTTGTCCACCGCAGCCTTGAGAAAATCAATCATGGCTTCATTTTTGTTTTCCTGTTCTGTAGACTCTTGATCAAATGCAGTTTTCTTGTTGATGTATGGAATAATATATGCATAAAGGGTCTTGAGCAAATCAATCATGGCTTCATTTTTGTTTTCCTGTTCTGTAGACTCTTGAACAAACACACTTTTCTCTTTGACGTCGAGAAACAAATGTGCATAAATGGCTGCAATAAACTCTTGAATGCTCAAGTGAACAAAGCAGTACATGGTGCCAAGAACGATCCCTGTTTCCTCCTTAAAGATCTGGGTACACATGCCTGAATACACTGATGCCTTATAGACGTCAATACCACAGGCTTCCAGGTCTGATTCGTAGAAGATCAGGTTGTTTCTTTCCAGCTCTTGAAATGCCAGTTTCCCCATTGAAAGGATGGCGTCTTTATCCCAGGACACATCTGGTGTGCATTCTCCATCATATTTTCGACGGCTCTGCTGGATCTGAAAGCGGAGAAAGTGTGTGTACATTTGTGTCAGAGTCCTGGGAGTGTCGTCAGTATTTGATTCCTGAAGTGTTTCAGAGATCTCATCAGACGGATTATTTTTCAGATCATTATTTCTTTTCTCCTCCAGAATCTTTTGGAGAACAGTGGCTGAAATCCAGCAGAAGACTGGGATGTGGCACATGATAAAGAGACTCTTTGATTGTTTAACATGATCAATGATTTCATTGGCTATTTTCTCATCAGTGAATCTTTTTCTGAAGTACTCCTCCTTTTGTTCATCAATGAATCCTCGTATCTCTGCCACCCGGTCAACACACTCAGGAGGAATCTTACTGGCAGCGGCTGGTCTGGTGGTGATCCAGATGAGAGCAGAAGGAAGCAGATTTCCCTTGATGAGGTTCGTCAGGAGAACATCCAGAGAGGCTGGGGACGATACGTCACACAACGTCTCATTACAGTCAAACTTCAGAGGAAGACGACATTCATCCAATCCATCAAGGATGAACAGGACTTTAAAATCATTCTTTCTTGTAAGGTTTAGTCCTTTTGTCTCTGGGAAAAACTGAGTTAGAAGGTCCATCAaactttgtttttcattttccttTAAGTTCATCTCTCTGAATGGAAGAGGAAATATGAATCTGATATCTTGATTTTCTTTTCCATCCGCCCAATCCAGAACAAACTTTTGCACAGAGACGGATTTTCCAATGCCAGCGACTCCTTTTGTCAGTACAGTTCTGATCTCCTTGTCTTGTTCAGATGCTTTGAACAAGTTTGTGCATTCAACTGGAATCTCTTGTGATTCATGACGCCTGGAAGCAACTTCAATCTGCCTGACCTCATGTTCAGTATTGACCGGTTCACTGCCACCCTGAGTGATATAGAGATCTGTGTAGATGTTATTCAGAAGTGTGGAGTCGCCTTGCTTCGCAATtccttcaaacacactttgatACTTCTTCTTTAGGCCACACTTTAGCTGATGAATGAAGAACAGCTCTTCTAAAcacaggaacagaaaaaaagaTAGTTTTAGTCTTGATTTTCTCTCCTCCATTTATAAGTGTCAATCTGACAGATGTCGATGAGTCTCTTACCTTCTAGAGCATCAGCAGCTGTATTTTCCTTCATCTCTCTCAGGTAGTGTAGTGTGAGATCAAGAGCTGCTTCTTTGATACTGCATCTGTTCTCATTAAAGTCCTTCACCAAGGATTCTGTGTTCTCTTTCTGCAATATCTTCTTAAACTTTCCCAGCTCATTCTTCAGAAACTTGATTATTTTGCTCTCAAGATCctacaaagaaagaaaaaagacagaaaaactATTTAAACCAAACTGTACATCCACATTTCCTGAAAACCATTTATccaatcatttaaaatatcagttaaaaagacaaacatgaaaatggtgtaatttttgacaaatataatgcttttttaaatatagtattacctttaataaatataattaatatatgatTACTTTTTATTGCAttctttaaaagttaaaaataaattgtcaAGATGAATTAGAAATTAAACTTCtgtgttttattacatttttataaatataaaacacttaTGAAAATGTGTTTTCGTACCTGGAAGATCCACTGGAGATTGTCTGTGAAATTCCTGCCGTTCCTGTGAGTGTGTACGCTTGAGTCTAATGTCTCATATTGAAGCctgttaacaaataaataaaataaaatactgaatGTTCAGACAAAATATTACAGAAATCTCTTGTAAACAATTTTTAGCAAAAAGAAGCAAAAGCTGATTAGCTGTAACTAGCATGTTAGCTATAACATTAGCTGctataataattattcatttataAAGTTTCCAAAACAGTCCACATGTGACCAAAAATAAGAAACACATGAAATACCTTTTGGCAGATGATGGTGTTCCCTCACTGAAGTCCGGCATGCCACCTTTTGACCAGTCACTCTTCACAGACACAGAGCTGGACACACCTGAGCCTGATCTTACACTAATGACACAAAGAACAGAGAAGAGGAAAACACTTTACAGGACATACTTTAGTCTCAATCTTATCAGCTCTTTATGTTTGTAAGTTATTAACTGTGACACTGTCTATAAAGCCCTCTTTACCATGTAGATTTTATTTGTTGAAGAAGGTATTAGTTGTGTTTTTAAGTCAAgtcatcattatatatatatttaaatggtttAGTATTTGCAAACATAAAACAATGCTTGTTAAGGTTTTGTTCTTCACAAAGAAAAGACAAACCCCTGAAAGGTAATTAGTGTTAATAATGATTGTGTGAAAGAGTCTTACCTCTGTTCCTCTGAGAGACTCATCTTAGAGAGAGAGCGCTTTCCTCGCTCCTCTGCCATACTGCAGCTAAACGGCCACTGAACACAGATCAGCTCTGGTTTCTGAACACAATCATTCAGTTTGAGCTACAGATGACCATATGTCACTGAGATCAATAGCACGGCAGTTCAGGAAATAATCAAGAATGTGAAGTGAAAAAGAGCATTATATAAAATCAagtgagttataaaaaaatatactgacATGTGGAATAATCAAATGATCTTATGGCAGATAATTTAATGTGTTTTGTCCATGTAATGTAATGCCCATCCCTAGTGAGCActatattacatttaataaaagcAGATGTAGGCAATGTTCGtctttgataaataaataaataaataaataaataaataaataaataaataaataaataaataaataaataaataaagtgagtgagtgatagaATAAGTGAGCACTAAATGCTGGGTTTGATCCCGTCTATAGACTGGTACTTTAGAAGTCACAAAAACAACATCATCCTAAAATGGACGACGACATCCGCGGCCTTCAAATCATTTCAGTAACTTTAGGCCTAATTTCTGACAGTCTGTTTGGAGTAGACTATAAAACACTCCCAGAATAAGAACAGgccttttgtaacattaaatcACGTTTACATTTACAATATGATACTTCTGTTTTATTCCCCAAATAACTGTAATCAGAAAAGTAAAAACTTACAGCATTGCGCAGTAAGAAGAGAGTTTAGAAGTATTTGAAGCATGATTTTCCCCTTCCTGTTCGTGTGTTGCTTGTGTTGTTCAATCCCAGAGTAAAGTCCAGTCTCTGGTAAAGCTTTCCGTGTCGTTCATCTGCTGTATGTTTGACTCTGGAAGCGATTATCAGCTGTTACTGCTCATTCTGACGGGCTCATTCGCCATACGGAGCTCTTTCTGCTTTTGTATTTAACACTATCA
This genomic window contains:
- the LOC137040640 gene encoding NACHT, LRR and PYD domains-containing protein 12-like isoform X1, which codes for MAEERGKRSLSKMSLSEEQSVRSGSGVSSSVSVKSDWSKGGMPDFSEGTPSSAKRLQYETLDSSVHTHRNGRNFTDNLQWIFQDLESKIIKFLKNELGKFKKILQKENTESLVKDFNENRCSIKEAALDLTLHYLREMKENTAADALEEELFFIHQLKCGLKKKYQSVFEGIAKQGDSTLLNNIYTDLYITQGGSEPVNTEHEVRQIEVASRRHESQEIPVECTNLFKASEQDKEIRTVLTKGVAGIGKSVSVQKFVLDWADGKENQDIRFIFPLPFREMNLKENEKQSLMDLLTQFFPETKGLNLTRKNDFKVLFILDGLDECRLPLKFDCNETLCDVSSPASLDVLLTNLIKGNLLPSALIWITTRPAAASKIPPECVDRVAEIRGFIDEQKEEYFRKRFTDEKIANEIIDHVKQSKSLFIMCHIPVFCWISATVLQKILEEKRNNDLKNNPSDEISETLQESNTDDTPRTLTQMYTHFLRFQIQQSRRKYDGECTPDVSWDKDAILSMGKLAFQELERNNLIFYESDLEACGIDVYKASVYSGMCTQIFKEETGIVLGTMYCFVHLSIQEFIAAIYAHLFLDVKEKSVFVQESTEQENKNEAMIDLLKTLYAYIIPYINKKTAFDQESTEQENKNEAMIDFLKAAVDKALESETGHLDLFLRFLLGLSLQSNRRLLQGLLTQQDENDQSKKEIVHYIKQKLEANLSPERSINLFYCLNELNDQTLVKEIQTHLSKGSLSSADLSPAQWSALVFVLLTSEEELEEFELQRFKKSDECLIRLSAVIKTSKVALLNDCNLTYKGCSALARVLGSDTNLKELNMNHNNLQDSGVKLLCTGLESISCKLEKLRLSDCGIREEGYKALASALRSNPSHLIELDLAGNDPGESGVKELSDLLEDPHCQLKTLRLNDCNLTYKGCSALARVLGSDTNLKELNMNHNNLQDSGVKLLCTGLESISCKLEKLRLSDCGITEEGYKALASALRSNPSHLIELDLAGNDPGESGVKELSDLLEDPHCQLKTLRLSDCSITEEGYRALASALRSNPSHLIELDLTGNDPGESGVKELSDLLKDPHCQLKTLRFVSPAADEACEYVRGIVGINPLLLRKLNLSKHELGHTRVNQISALLQDKHCRLNTLT
- the LOC137040640 gene encoding NLR family CARD domain-containing protein 3-like isoform X2 → MAEERGKRSLSKMSLSEEQSVRSGSGVSSSVSVKSDWSKGGMPDFSEGTPSSAKRLQYETLDSSVHTHRNGRNFTDNLQWIFQDLESKIIKFLKNELGKFKKILQKENTESLVKDFNENRCSIKEAALDLTLHYLREMKENTAADALEEELFFIHQLKCGLKKKYQSVFEGIAKQGDSTLLNNIYTDLYITQGGSEPVNTEHEVRQIEVASRRHESQEIPVECTNLFKASEQDKEIRTVLTKGVAGIGKSVSVQKFVLDWADGKENQDIRFIFPLPFREMNLKENEKQSLMDLLTQFFPETKGLNLTRKNDFKVLFILDGLDECRLPLKFDCNETLCDVSSPASLDVLLTNLIKGNLLPSALIWITTRPAAASKIPPECVDRVAEIRGFIDEQKEEYFRKRFTDEKIANEIIDHVKQSKSLFIMCHIPVFCWISATVLQKILEEKRNNDLKNNPSDEISETLQESNTDDTPRTLTQMYTHFLRFQIQQSRRKYDGECTPDVSWDKDAILSMGKLAFQELERNNLIFYESDLEACGIDVYKASVYSGMCTQIFKEETGIVLGTMYCFVHLSIQEFIAAIYAHLFLDVKEKSVFVQESTEQENKNEAMIDLLKTLYAYIIPYINKKTAFDQESTEQENKNEAMIDFLKAAVDKALESETGHLDLFLRFLLGLSLQSNRRLLQGLLTQQDENDQSKKEIVHYIKQKLEANLSPERSINLFYCLNELNDQTLVKEIQTHLSKGSLSSADLSPAQWSALVFVLLTSEEELEEFELQRFKKSDECLIRLSAVIKTSKVALLNDCNLTYKGCSALARVLGSDTNLKELNMNHNNLQDSGVKLLCTGLESISCKLEKLRLSDCGIREEGYKALASALRSNPSHLIELDLAGNDPGESGVKELSDLLEDPHCQLKTLRLNDCNLTYKGCSALARVLGSDTNLKELNMNHNNLQDSGVKLLCTGLESISCKLEKLRLSDCGITEEGYKALASALRSNPSHLIELDLAGNDPGESGVKELSDLLEDPHCQLKTLRLSSTN